In a single window of the Limisphaerales bacterium genome:
- a CDS encoding sel1 repeat family protein: MMEENEVNLEALTAKAEGSDAEAVEAQYELGWRHALGMGVELDDDVAVEWLQQAAAAGHMLAQNNLGARHFSGDGVEQDLLKAYRFFFQAANQGDRKAGKNLDAVARQLSPGDLDALRAEMGAPD; the protein is encoded by the coding sequence ATGATGGAAGAAAACGAAGTTAATCTGGAAGCCCTCACCGCCAAGGCGGAGGGTAGCGATGCGGAGGCGGTGGAGGCGCAATATGAGTTGGGTTGGCGCCACGCCTTGGGAATGGGCGTGGAGCTGGATGACGATGTTGCGGTGGAATGGCTGCAGCAGGCGGCTGCCGCCGGCCATATGCTGGCGCAAAATAATTTGGGCGCCCGGCATTTTTCCGGCGATGGTGTGGAGCAGGATTTGCTGAAGGCGTATCGGTTCTTTTTTCAGGCGGCGAATCAGGGCGATCGAAAGGCGGGCAAGAATCTGGATGCAGTGGCGCGGCAATTGAGCCCGGGTGACCTCGACGCGTTGCGCGCGGAAATGGGCGCGCCGGACTGA
- a CDS encoding D-tyrosyl-tRNA(Tyr) deacylase, with product MIAVLQRASEGKVTVEDRVIGEIETGLVILLGVAQGDTEADAEFLADRSAGFRIFNDDDGKMNRSIRDVNGAALVISQFTLAGDWRKGRRPSFTTAAEPAEGERLYEYFCEQLRSLEVPVQTGEFGAMMDVSLINDGPVTFVMDSRKQ from the coding sequence ATGATTGCCGTACTGCAACGTGCTAGTGAAGGCAAGGTTACTGTAGAAGATCGTGTTATCGGTGAAATTGAAACCGGCTTGGTTATCCTACTGGGTGTTGCTCAGGGAGACACCGAAGCCGATGCTGAATTTCTTGCCGACCGCAGCGCGGGCTTTCGGATTTTTAATGACGACGATGGCAAGATGAACCGTTCCATCCGCGACGTGAACGGTGCGGCCTTGGTGATCAGCCAGTTCACCTTGGCCGGTGATTGGCGCAAAGGACGGCGGCCCAGTTTCACCACGGCTGCGGAGCCGGCGGAGGGCGAGCGTTTGTACGAATATTTTTGCGAACAACTCCGCTCGCTGGAAGTGCCCGTGCAAACGGGTGAGTTCGGCGCGATGATGGACGTAAGCCTCATCAACGATGGCCCCGTCACCTTCGTGATGGACAGCCGCAAGCAATAA
- a CDS encoding sel1 repeat family protein: protein MKTKLNIDAAAGLAVAFFLTGCGSTGTPDAPEIDVPQPNGFPLPTHTQLPIDRSKAEAGNPEAQFNLGLQHDIAGQSVTAAEWYQKAADSGLAEAQFNLALMLEKGTGVKKDIPLAAMYYERAAQKGLVKARYNLALMLAEGRGVLEDDQAAAAWMKKAADQGYADAQFQMGYLHRVGEGVPKDDAEAMKWFLQAAENLHVDAQYYAGLCFAHGIGKEQDLVLAYKWLNLAAAANHRQAQRDKEVLTDQMIPEAVAEGQRLSVEFQSAQ from the coding sequence ATGAAAACTAAATTAAATATTGATGCGGCGGCGGGATTGGCCGTGGCGTTTTTCCTGACGGGTTGCGGTTCCACGGGTACGCCGGATGCTCCGGAAATTGATGTTCCCCAGCCAAATGGGTTTCCACTTCCAACCCACACTCAGCTACCGATTGATCGGAGCAAAGCCGAGGCAGGCAACCCGGAAGCACAGTTTAATTTGGGGTTGCAGCACGATATTGCCGGACAATCAGTCACCGCCGCGGAGTGGTATCAAAAAGCTGCTGATTCGGGCTTGGCGGAAGCGCAATTTAATTTAGCGTTGATGCTCGAAAAAGGTACCGGTGTGAAAAAGGACATTCCACTGGCTGCAATGTACTACGAGCGTGCAGCGCAAAAAGGATTGGTGAAGGCACGCTACAATCTGGCGCTGATGTTGGCCGAAGGCCGCGGCGTGCTCGAGGATGATCAGGCCGCTGCCGCGTGGATGAAAAAGGCCGCCGATCAGGGCTATGCCGATGCGCAATTTCAAATGGGTTATTTGCACCGGGTGGGCGAAGGCGTGCCAAAGGATGATGCGGAGGCAATGAAATGGTTTTTGCAGGCAGCAGAAAATTTACATGTGGACGCACAATACTACGCGGGCCTGTGCTTTGCGCACGGCATCGGGAAGGAGCAGGATCTCGTACTAGCCTATAAATGGCTGAACCTCGCTGCGGCGGCAAATCACCGACAGGCCCAGCGTGACAAGGAAGTGCTGACCGACCAAATGATCCCCGAGGCCGTGGCCGAGGGACAACGTTTGTCAGTTGAGTTTCAATCCGCGCAATAA